Sequence from the Curtobacterium sp. MCLR17_007 genome:
GCGGCCGCGCTGCTCGTGGTGGCGCTGGTCATCGTGCTGTACGCGATCGGCGTGCTGCTGACCGCAGCGGTCATGGGCCTCGCGACCGTCATGCCCGCGTGGCTGGCAGCCCTCGTGCTCGCGTTCGTGATGCTCGTCGTCGCCGCGATCCTGGGCTTCGTCGGGTGGAAGCGGTTCAAGAAGGGGCTGCCCGTCACACCCAAGCGCACGATCGCCAGCGTCAAGAACGACATCAACGCGGTCAAGGGGCTCGGCAAGAAGCCCACGCCCGAGACCCAGCACGCGTCCCGCAACCCGGACGTCGGCGGCCGGTTCTGACGCTGCCGCGTCGCGACCCCGGCACCATCCTTGGAGTACCTGTGACCGACCAGCACCCGCACGACCGACTCGCCGACGACGTCGCCTCGACCCGGGCCCAGCTCTTCGACACCCTCGACGCGATCGAGGACAAGCTCAACGTGCCGAAGCAGCTCGGCATCGCCGCATCGAAGGTGAAGCGTGGCGTCCTCGAGAAGCGTCCCCCGTACCTGGTCGGTCTCGCAGCGGGCGTGGCGGTGGTCGGGGGTATCGTCGTGACGGTGCTCCGACGGCGGTAGGTCCGGATCACCGGGCCCACGGCCCAGGGGCGCCCGCCGGCCCGGTGCCCATCGGCGCAGGAACCGGCGCACCAGTTCCTGCAACCGATAGGACCAAGGACCACATGAGTTCCGACGTGCCCACGCAGGGCGTGCCCGATCAGGGCGCAACCGCGTCCGCCCACCCGCACGAGACCGCTCCGGACTCGGGGATCGACCCGAACCTGCTGACCGCCTACGCGCTGTGGGCCGTCTTCCGGCGTCCCGTGGGTGCGGTCCCCACCCCGGGTGGCGACGCCGTCGCCGAGCTCGACGCCGTGGTGGCCGCGGGTGCCGACCAGGGTGTGACGATCCGCGGCTTCTACGACGTCTCCGGCTTCCGCGCCGACGCCGACGTCATGATCTGGCTGCACGGCGACGACGCCCAGGTCATCCAGTCCGTGCTCCGCAGCATCCGCCGCACCGCGCTGTTCCAGGACGCCGAACCGGTGTGGCACGTCATGGCCATGCACCGCGAAGCCGAGTTCAACAAGCGGCACACCCCCGCGTTCCTGCGCGGCAAGGACCCCGAGGCCTGGATCACGGTCTACCCGTTCGTCCGCTCCTACGAGTGGTACCTGCTGCCGGAAGCGGAGCGCTCGACGATGCTCCGCGACCACGGTGTCGCCGGTGCCAAGTACCGTCGGGTCCTGACGAACACCATCGCGTCGTTCGCACTCGGCGACTACGAGTGGATCCTGCCGCTCGAGAGCCCCGACCTGGTCGACCTCGTCGACCTGATGCGTGACCTGCGCTACACCGAGGCCCGCATGCACGTGCGCGAAGAAGTGCCCTTCTACACCGGTCGTCGCGTGACGACCGCCGAACTCCCGGAGGTCCTGTCGTGACCGACACCACCCTGATCACCAACGGCCAGGGCGTCCTCGCCGCCACCCCGGCTGCGGCCTCGGGCCCCGAGCACGTCGAGACCCCGACCGCGTACGACGCCATCCTGCTCGCGGGCTTCGGCGGTCCCGAGGGCCAGGACGACGTCATCCCGTTCCTGCGCAACGTCACCCGCGGGCGCGGGATCCCGGACGAGCGCCTCGAAGAAGTCGCCCACCACTACCGGCACTTCGGCGGCGTCAGCCCGATCAACGCCCAGAACCGCGCGCTCAAGGCCGCGCTCGAGGGCGAACTCGCGAAGCGTGGCATCGACCTGCCCGTGCTGTGGGGCAACCGGAACTGGGAGCCCTACCTCGAGGACGCCTTCACCGAGGCCGGCGAGAAGGGCTACACGAAGCTCATCGCCATCGCCACGAGCGCGTACTCGTCGTTCTCCAGCTGCCGGCAGTACCGCGAGGACTACGCCCGCGTGCTCGACGCCACCGGGCTCATCGACACCATCCAGATCGACAAGGTCCGGCAGTTCTTCGACCACCCCGGATTCGTCCGCCCGTTCGTCGACGGTGTGCGCGACGGCCTGGCCCGGGCGATCGCCGAGAACGACGGGCTCGACGTCGCGACCGAGCTGCACGTCCTGTTCTCGACGCACTCGATCCCCTCGACCGACGCAGCGAAGTCCGGACCCGACTTCCGCGGCTTCGGGGACGGCGGCGCGTACGCGGCCCAGCACCAGGCGGTGGCGCAGGTCGTCCTCGACCAGGCCTGGGCCGAGCTGCTCGAGCAGCCCGAGCACGCACACCTGCAGGGCACGGCGAAGCCGGCCTGGAAGCTCGTCTACCAGTCGCGGTCCGGCCCCCCGTCGCAGCCGTGGCTCGAGCCGGACATCAACGACTTCCTGAACGAGGACCTCAAGGGCGGCCCCACCCGCGCAGTGCTCATCGTGCCGCTCGGCTTCGTGAGCGACCACATGGAGGTCATGTGGGACCTCGACGAAGAAGCGACCGAGACCGCCGGCGAGCTCGGCTTCTGGTCGCTCCGCACGCAGACCCCCGGCGTGGACCCGGCGTACGTCGCGGGCCTGGTCGACCTCGTGCTCGAGCGGGTCAACGGCCTGTCCAAGGCCGAGCGGCCGCACATGACCGACATCGGTCCCTGGTACGACGTCTGCCGTCCGGGGTGCTGCGAGAACGAGCGCGCCGGGTTCAAGCCGGCGGCCGCCGGCGTTGCCCCGTGACCACACCCACCGACCAGTCCGACGCCGTCCGGCCCATCCGCCTCGGCACCCGCGCCAGCCGCTTGGCGGTCGCCCAGTCCCAGGACGTGGCGGACCGTCTGGCCAAGGCGGCGGGTCGTCCGGTCGAGCTCGTGACCGTGACCAGCGAGGGCGACACGAACCGTGCCTCGCTCGCCAGCCTCGGCGGGACGGGCGTGTTCGCGTCCGCGCTGCGCGAGGCCCTCGTCGCCGGCCAGGTGGACGTCCTCGTCCACTCCCTCAAGGACCTGCCGACCGCGCCGTACCCGGGGCTCACCATCGCAGCGGTGCCCAAGCGTGCCGACGCCCGTGACGTCCTGGTGGCCCGGAACGCGGCCACGATCGAGACCCTGCCCGAGGGCGCCAAGGTCGGCACGGGTTCGCCCCGCCGTGCGGCGCAGCTCCGGGCCAAGCGTCCCGATCTCGACGTCGTGGACATCCGCGGCAACATCGACACGCGGCTCGGCCGGGTACAGGACGACCTCGACGCCGTCGTGCTGGCTGCGGCCGGGCTCGGGCGCATCGAGCGGCTGGCCGAGGCGACCGAGCTCCTCGACCTGGGCTTCTGGCCGAGTGCTCCGGGGCAGGGTGCACTCGCGATCGAGGTCCGAGCGGACGAGTCCGACCGGAACCTGGTGGCTGCACTGCGCAAGATCGAGCACGCGCCCACCCGCCTGACGGTGTCCGCCGAGCGTGAGGTGCTCGCGAAGCTCGAGGCCGGCTGCTCGGCCCCGATCGGAGCGACCGCCATCGTCGACGCCGAGATGCTCCTCGTGTCGGCCACGGTCTACCGCCCGGACGGCTCCGAGTACCGCACGGCGTCCCACGCCGCGGTGCTCGACGGCTCCGCTCAGGACCGCCTGTCCGAGGCGCTCCAGGTGGGTGGCCGTGTCGCCGCCGAGCTGCTCGAGAACGGCGCGGGTGACCTCGCCGACCTCGCCGACAGCGTGCAGTAGGACCCGCCACGGACACGCGCTCGCCCGTCGTCGTCATCCCCCGGGGTGGCGCGTGGGGCGAGCGCGTCGCCCTGGCCGCTCGGGCCCGCGGGCTCGACCCCCGGATCGTGCCGCTCATCGCGACCGAGCCGCCGCTGGATCCGGCACCGCTGGACCGTGCCGTCGCGCGGCTGGTCGCGGCCACGAGCGACCGGTCGGACTCGCCTGCTGACGGCGTGCGAACCAGCGTCGATGGTTACGCATGGATCGTCGTCACCAGTGCGGTCGCGGTGACGGTCCTCGCCGGCCGCGTCCCCGGCCTCCCGTCCGGTGTCCGGGTGGCGGCGGTCGGCGAGGCGACCGCTCGAGCCGCGCGTGCTGCCGGTTGGCGCGTGGACCTGGTGCCGGACGACGCGTCGGCGGCGGGCCTGGTGGCGGCACTGCCGCACATGGACGGCACCGTGTTGTTCCCCCGGTCCGAGATCGCCGCGCCCACCCTGGTCGACGGCCTGCGCGCACGCGGGATCGACGTCGACGACCCGGTCGCGTACCGTACCGTGGGGACCGGCGACGAGCCGGTCGTCCTCGACGCGGTGCCTGGCGCGGTGCTCGTGACGAGCGGCAGCGTCGCCCGCGAGATCGCCCGCCGGATGACCCCGCTCGACCCCACGACCCTGGTGGCGTGCATCGGGCCCGGGACCGCCGCCGACGCCCGTGCCGCCGGACTCCCCGTGCACGTGACCGGAGCCTCGCGCTCCGCAGAAGCCCTCCTCGACGCCGTCGTCGAGGCCCTCGACCCCTCCACTCCCGATCAGGAAGGCCACCCGTGACTGGACGCTTCCCCCAGGTCCGCCCGCGTCGACTGCGCGCGACCCCCGCCATGCGACGCCTGGTGGCCGAGACCCGGCTGCACCCGGCCGAACTCGTGCTGCCGATGTTCATCCGCGAAGGCGCCACCGACGCCGTCGACATCTCGAGCATGCCGGGCGTGCAGCAGCACTCGCTCGACTCGTTCCGCCGGGCGCTCGTCGGGGCGGCCGAGCAGGGCGTGGGCGGAGTGAACCTGTTCGGCGTCCCCACTGCGAAGGACGCGACGGGGTCTGGCGCGACCGACCCCGACGGCATCCTGAACGTGGCGATCCGGGTCGCGAAGGCCGAGGTCGGTGACGCCCTGGTGGTGCAGTCCGACCTGTGCCTCGACGAGTTCACCGACCACGGGCACTGCGGCGTCCTGGCCGCCGACGGCTCGGTCGACAACGACGCCACCCTGCTGCGGTACCGCGACATGGCGGTCGCCCAGGCCGAGGCCGGCGCCGAGCTCGTCTGCCTGAGCGGCATGATGGACGGCCAGATCGCGGCGGCCCGCGACGCGCTCGACACGGCCGGTCACAGCGGGACGGCACTGCTGGCGTACGCGGCGAAGTACGCCTCGGCGTTCTACGGCCCGTTCCGCGAGGCCGTCTCGTCCTCGCTCGTCGGGGACCGTCGGACGTACCAGATCGATGCCGCCAACGGGCGTCAGGGACTCCGCGAGGTCGCCCTCGACGTCGACGAAGGTGCCGACATCGTGATGGTGAAGCCGGCGATGAGCTACCTCGACGTGCTCGCCGAGACGGCCGCCACGTCGCCCGTCCCGGTCTGGGCCTACCAGATCTCGGGCGAGTACGCGATGATCACCGCGGCCGCGCAGAACGGGTGGATCGACCGGGACGCCGCCGCCATGGAGTCCCTCGTCGGCATCAAGCGCGCCGGGGCGGACGCGATCCTGACGTACTTCGCCGTGGACATCGCACGCAAGCTGAACCAGGAGGCCGGTCTCCGCACCTCCGGCACCACCGCCGACGTCCCCGGCATCGCATCGACCGGGAAGGCCCCCGAATGACCGCCACAGCCACCGCGACCAACGACCAGCTCTTCGGCCGCGCCAAGAACAGCATCCCGGGCGGTGTGAACTCGCCGGTCCGTGCGTACGGCTCGGTCGGCGGGACGCCTCGCTTCCTGGTGTCGGCGAAGGGCCCGTACGTCACCGACGCCGAGGGGCGCGAGTACGTCGACCTGGTCGCGTCGTGGGGCCCGGCGATCCTCGGGCACGCGCACCCCGGCACGGTCGAGGCCGTCCAGCAGGCCGCCGCACGCGGGCTGTCCTTCGGGGCGTCGACCCCCGGCGAGACCGAGCTGGCCGAGCTCGTGAAGCAGCGGGTCTCGGTCGACGGCGACGGCCCGATCGAGAAGATCCGCATGGTGTCCACCGGCACCGAGGCGACCATGACCGCGATCCGTCTGGCACGCGGCTACACCGGCCGCGACCTGCTCGTGAAGTTCGCCGGCCACTACCACGGCCACTCCGACTCCCTGCTGGCCGAGGCCGGCTCGGGCGTCGCGACGTTGGCGATGCCGGGCAGCGCGGGCATCACCGCCGAGACCGCGGCCCAGACGCTGGTGCTGCCCTACAACGACCTCGACGCCGTCCGGGCCGCGTTCGACACGCACTCCGGGCGCATCGCCGCCGTGATCGTCGAGGCCGCCGCGGCGAACATGGGCGTGCTGGCCCCGGACCGCGGGTTCAACCGCACGCTTGCCCAGATCACCCAGTCGCACGGTGCGCTGCTCATCGTCGACGAGGTCCTGACCGGGTTCCGCGTCGGTTCGGCCGGGTGGTGGGGGCTCGAGGCCTCCCGCACGGTGCCGGACGGCGCCGGCTGGAAGCCCGACATCATCACGTTCGGCAAGGTCATCGGAGGTGGCATGCCGCTCGCCGCGCTCGGTGGCAAGCGCGAGGTGATGGACTTCCTCGCCCCGCTCGGTCCCGTCTACCAGGCCGGCACCCTGTCCGGGAACCCGCTCGCAGTCGCTGCGGGCATCGCGACGCTCCGTGCGGCGACGCCGGCCGTGTACGAGTCCCTGAACCGGACGGCGGCGGTGATCTCGTCCGCGACGAGCGAGGCACTCAGTGCCGCCGGTGTCGCGCACACCGTGCAGCACGCGGGCAACCTGTTCTCCTTCGCGTTCACCGACACCGCGCCGCGCAACTACGACGACGTCCGCGCGCAGGAGACCTGGCGCTACGCCCCGTTCTTCCACGCCATGCTCGACGCCGGCGTGACCCTGCCGCCGAGCGTGTACGAGGCCTGGTTCGTCACGGCCGCGCACGACGACCGCGCTGTCGACCGGGTGCTGCAGGCGCTGCCCGCCGCGGCGCGCGCGGCCGCGAGCGCGCAGCCGTAGACCGGCGCACGCACTGGACGGGAGGCCCGTGGCGCGACCGCCACGGGCCTCCCGTCCGTCGTGCGGACCGGACCGGCGTGTCAGAGCGGCCAGGTCAGCCAGAGGAACACGATCGCGACGGGCTGCAGCCCCAGGGAGGCCGCGCACGCCACGGCGAACCGCCGCCGCGTGCCCGTGAAGGTCGCCGAGGCGAGCGCGGGAGCGGCGGGCAGCAGCAGCCGGAACAGGCTCTGCTGCGGCAGGAACACGGCGACCACGTACAGGCCGTACGACAGCACCGCGGCCCGGAGCGGCACCGCAGCACCCCGTGAGCGGCGGACCGCCACGACCGCCACCGTGCCGAGCGTGACCGCGGCGACGACGACGTCCACGACTCTGCCGAGCGACCACCCGAGCAGGAAGGACGGGGTCAGGGGCACGAAGTCGACGACGCCGACGATGTCCCGCCACCAGGAGAGCTCCGTCAGGACGTAGGCGTCCGGCGTGTGGGTCACCGCGGACACGACGACGGGCCATGCCAGGCCCGCTGCCGCGGTGACGAGCCCGGCGCCGACCAGGGCGGCCCACCGGCTCCACCGCATCCGGCGCCGCCGCAGGACGGCCTCCAGGAAGACGACGCCGAGCGCGGCCGGGATGAACAGCGCCCCGGGCCGGACGATCGACGCGGCGACCGCGAACGGGACGAGTGCGACCCACCGGCCCCGCACGAGCAGCGCCAGGGCGGTGAAGGCCAGCGCCAGGAACAGGGTCTCGGCGTAGGTGACGTGGAAGACGATCGACAGCGGGTTGCACGCGAACAGCGCCGCGGCCCGGACGGCCCGGTCGGTGCCGAACTGGTGGACGACCACGGCGTAGAGCGCCAGGACCGCGACGGCACCGGCCACGAGGGTCACCAGCGCGCCCGCTGCCGGGAAGTCGAGTCCCGTCCACGCAATCACCCACCGGGTGACGGCCGGGTACCCGGGCAGGAACGCCCACTCGTTCTGCTGGACCAGGCCCTCGGCGGTCCGTGGCAGGGTGCTCGGGTACCCCTCGGTGGCGATGACCTGGTACGCGTGGCCGTCCCACCACTGCAGGAAGCCCCCGAAGGACCGGCCGGTGTCGTAGTTCGTCCAGGGCCACCACCCGGACCGTGCGCCGACGTGGGCGAGCGCGAGCAGGCTCACGGTGACCAGGCGTGCGGCCGCGTACCAGGCCAGGAGGACCGCGACGGCGCGCGCGTGCACGGATCGGGAGTGCGTCGACCACACGGTGGCCGTGGACAGGGGAGCCGGGAGGGTCGTGGCCGGGGTGATCTGCACGGATGCAGAATATGAACGGCCGGTCCACCACCGCGTGGTACCACGGTGCCGGAGCGGTCACGCCGCCGTGCCGACGTCGCGAGCAGCTCGTGCGGTGTCGTCAGCGCTGCACGGCTCGCCGTGCGTGCCAGCGGCCCTCGGAGCGGACGATCGCGAGCGGGAAGTCGAAGGCGTGCGACACCGCTGACGACGTGATCACCTGGTCGGCATCCCCCTGGGCCACGACGGCCCCGTCCCGCAGCAGCATCGCGTGCGAGGTCGACGCCGGCAGGTCCTCGAGGTGGTGCGTGACCATCACGCTGCCGAGGTCAGGGTGGCGGTGCCGGAGCGCGTCGACGGTCTCGAGCAGGTGTTCGCGTGCGGCGACGTCGAGCCCGGTCGCCGGCTCGTCGAGCAGGAGCAGCTGCGGGTCCGCCATCAGCGCACGGGCGATCAGCGCGCGACCCCGCTCGCCCTGCGACAGCACCGGCCAGCGGGCGTCCCGGCGTGCGGTCAGCCCGACGTCGGCGACGTGTTGGTCCGCGCGCTCGAGGTCGTCGGCGGTCGGTTCCCACCGCGGCATGAGGTCGGTCGTCCCGGTGCGCCCGGTCAGGACGGTCTCGTGCACCGTCAGCGGGGTGAGCATCCGGTGCCGGGGGTCGACGTGCGCGATGTGTTCGCGGAGTTCCCGGACGTCGACACGGCCCAGGCGACGTCCCAGGATCTCGACCGACCCGGCGGTGGGGTGCCCGGTGGCCCCGAGGACGGCCAGCAGCGTGGACTTGCCCGCGCCGTTCGGTCCGAGGAGTGCCCAGTGCTCGCCTCGACGTACCGTCAGGTCGACGTCGTGCAGCAGGTCTCGGCCGGACCGGGTGACGCGGACGGCGGTGGCGCGGAGCAGGACGTCGGACATCACTCCATCGTGCCGTACCGCGCGCGGACCTCGGCGACGTGGGCGTCGATGTGCAGGCCGTACGCGTGCATGGCCTCGGTGGCGACGTCGGGGTCGCGCTGGTGGACCGCGTCCGTCGCGAGCTCGAGGAAGTCATCGAGCGCGAACTGCCGGAAGGCCGTGCGGTCCTCCATGATGTACGCGGTCCGGTCCAGGGCGATGCGGCCCGAGTCGCGCAGGAACGAGTTGCCGAGTCGGTCGACGCAGGACCGCGCGAACGACAGCAGTGCGACGACGTAGCCGAAGTCGCGCGCGCGACCGAGACGGCCGATCCGGCGCAGGGTGGCGACGGCCACCGCGGCGTCCGCGTCGGACAGGTCGGCGACCATCCGTCGGAACGCGGCCTCGAAGACGCCGGTCGCGACCTGGACGGAGTCCTGCCAGTCGCGCAGGTCCGGTGTGCGGACGACCACGGTGTCCTGCGTGCCGGGGACAGCCCGCAGCAGGCTCATGAGCTCGAGACGACGGACGATCGGCACCAGGCGGGCGGCGGGCAGGTGGAACCGCCGGGCGAGGTCGCGCACCGAGACGGGTTCACCGGCCGACCACGTCCCGTCGCGGACTGCGCCGAGCACGTCGAACCACGCGGCATCGGGCTCGTCGTCCACCAGCACGGTCGCGTCCGTCGCCGGCGCGGGGTTCCGGAGCACGTCCGGGTCGTCCGTCCCGGTCGCCGCCGCCACGTCCGTCAGGTGGTCGGGCCACATCCGCGCCAGGACGTGGACGGCCTGCTGGGCGCTGACGACGTCAGCACGCTGGACAGCCCGCGAGGACGCCGCGAGCCAGC
This genomic interval carries:
- a CDS encoding phage holin family protein, with product MTDTRDRKPRSLFGLVGDVPQLVKNLVKGEIALLKAELTGKAKVFALAAALLVVALVIVLYAIGVLLTAAVMGLATVMPAWLAALVLAFVMLVVAAILGFVGWKRFKKGLPVTPKRTIASVKNDINAVKGLGKKPTPETQHASRNPDVGGRF
- a CDS encoding DUF3618 domain-containing protein; the protein is MTDQHPHDRLADDVASTRAQLFDTLDAIEDKLNVPKQLGIAASKVKRGVLEKRPPYLVGLAAGVAVVGGIVVTVLRRR
- the hemQ gene encoding hydrogen peroxide-dependent heme synthase codes for the protein MSSDVPTQGVPDQGATASAHPHETAPDSGIDPNLLTAYALWAVFRRPVGAVPTPGGDAVAELDAVVAAGADQGVTIRGFYDVSGFRADADVMIWLHGDDAQVIQSVLRSIRRTALFQDAEPVWHVMAMHREAEFNKRHTPAFLRGKDPEAWITVYPFVRSYEWYLLPEAERSTMLRDHGVAGAKYRRVLTNTIASFALGDYEWILPLESPDLVDLVDLMRDLRYTEARMHVREEVPFYTGRRVTTAELPEVLS
- a CDS encoding ferrochelatase, whose amino-acid sequence is MTDTTLITNGQGVLAATPAAASGPEHVETPTAYDAILLAGFGGPEGQDDVIPFLRNVTRGRGIPDERLEEVAHHYRHFGGVSPINAQNRALKAALEGELAKRGIDLPVLWGNRNWEPYLEDAFTEAGEKGYTKLIAIATSAYSSFSSCRQYREDYARVLDATGLIDTIQIDKVRQFFDHPGFVRPFVDGVRDGLARAIAENDGLDVATELHVLFSTHSIPSTDAAKSGPDFRGFGDGGAYAAQHQAVAQVVLDQAWAELLEQPEHAHLQGTAKPAWKLVYQSRSGPPSQPWLEPDINDFLNEDLKGGPTRAVLIVPLGFVSDHMEVMWDLDEEATETAGELGFWSLRTQTPGVDPAYVAGLVDLVLERVNGLSKAERPHMTDIGPWYDVCRPGCCENERAGFKPAAAGVAP
- the hemC gene encoding hydroxymethylbilane synthase — translated: MTTPTDQSDAVRPIRLGTRASRLAVAQSQDVADRLAKAAGRPVELVTVTSEGDTNRASLASLGGTGVFASALREALVAGQVDVLVHSLKDLPTAPYPGLTIAAVPKRADARDVLVARNAATIETLPEGAKVGTGSPRRAAQLRAKRPDLDVVDIRGNIDTRLGRVQDDLDAVVLAAAGLGRIERLAEATELLDLGFWPSAPGQGALAIEVRADESDRNLVAALRKIEHAPTRLTVSAEREVLAKLEAGCSAPIGATAIVDAEMLLVSATVYRPDGSEYRTASHAAVLDGSAQDRLSEALQVGGRVAAELLENGAGDLADLADSVQ
- a CDS encoding uroporphyrinogen-III synthase is translated as MPRGGAWGERVALAARARGLDPRIVPLIATEPPLDPAPLDRAVARLVAATSDRSDSPADGVRTSVDGYAWIVVTSAVAVTVLAGRVPGLPSGVRVAAVGEATARAARAAGWRVDLVPDDASAAGLVAALPHMDGTVLFPRSEIAAPTLVDGLRARGIDVDDPVAYRTVGTGDEPVVLDAVPGAVLVTSGSVAREIARRMTPLDPTTLVACIGPGTAADARAAGLPVHVTGASRSAEALLDAVVEALDPSTPDQEGHP
- the hemB gene encoding porphobilinogen synthase — its product is MTGRFPQVRPRRLRATPAMRRLVAETRLHPAELVLPMFIREGATDAVDISSMPGVQQHSLDSFRRALVGAAEQGVGGVNLFGVPTAKDATGSGATDPDGILNVAIRVAKAEVGDALVVQSDLCLDEFTDHGHCGVLAADGSVDNDATLLRYRDMAVAQAEAGAELVCLSGMMDGQIAAARDALDTAGHSGTALLAYAAKYASAFYGPFREAVSSSLVGDRRTYQIDAANGRQGLREVALDVDEGADIVMVKPAMSYLDVLAETAATSPVPVWAYQISGEYAMITAAAQNGWIDRDAAAMESLVGIKRAGADAILTYFAVDIARKLNQEAGLRTSGTTADVPGIASTGKAPE
- the hemL gene encoding glutamate-1-semialdehyde 2,1-aminomutase, which gives rise to MTATATATNDQLFGRAKNSIPGGVNSPVRAYGSVGGTPRFLVSAKGPYVTDAEGREYVDLVASWGPAILGHAHPGTVEAVQQAAARGLSFGASTPGETELAELVKQRVSVDGDGPIEKIRMVSTGTEATMTAIRLARGYTGRDLLVKFAGHYHGHSDSLLAEAGSGVATLAMPGSAGITAETAAQTLVLPYNDLDAVRAAFDTHSGRIAAVIVEAAAANMGVLAPDRGFNRTLAQITQSHGALLIVDEVLTGFRVGSAGWWGLEASRTVPDGAGWKPDIITFGKVIGGGMPLAALGGKREVMDFLAPLGPVYQAGTLSGNPLAVAAGIATLRAATPAVYESLNRTAAVISSATSEALSAAGVAHTVQHAGNLFSFAFTDTAPRNYDDVRAQETWRYAPFFHAMLDAGVTLPPSVYEAWFVTAAHDDRAVDRVLQALPAAARAAASAQP
- a CDS encoding ATP-binding cassette domain-containing protein, producing the protein MSDVLLRATAVRVTRSGRDLLHDVDLTVRRGEHWALLGPNGAGKSTLLAVLGATGHPTAGSVEILGRRLGRVDVRELREHIAHVDPRHRMLTPLTVHETVLTGRTGTTDLMPRWEPTADDLERADQHVADVGLTARRDARWPVLSQGERGRALIARALMADPQLLLLDEPATGLDVAAREHLLETVDALRHRHPDLGSVMVTHHLEDLPASTSHAMLLRDGAVVAQGDADQVITSSAVSHAFDFPLAIVRSEGRWHARRAVQR